A part of bacterium genomic DNA contains:
- a CDS encoding CHASE domain-containing protein, with the protein MRSPLRFALGVVVAGALATAVWFAGARHLLVDSFEGKFAADVSTRARIIEEKLDKALVISRAVAGFIETVGEVDRGAFLSFADQFPGEDAGLIALAFVPRVRAGERATFEAKARRLLGRDDYELYEGAPGKGRQRLGERPEYYPVLFTNTRDPGALVVLGYDIGSSPVRRAVLEEAGDTGSPVVSERVVLAGKPGVFGFVVFAPVYEREAPRSTPAQRQAALRGFVQAIFNPDELIGAALRTTTPVGLPFGLLDLSASPDGQVIASWTARLPSAGTWRSLLIPATVRGRAEFPFAGRRWGIEVRPNAAYLGNTYPVAQWFVLPIGTVLTLVLAAYVHTVLSRREALVALNEALGSEITKRGRVEEELRASEEKYRVVADNTYDWEFWLDPQGAFLYSSPSSARITGYGTEEFMADPGLLERIIVLEDGELFARHRREVTVAPAHAEISFRIRRRDGAVRWIDHVCQPIHDGAGRFIGTRGSNRDVTEKKRAEEERERLIAELRQAQRSIRTLEGILPICSSCKKIRDEQDRWVQVESYVTRHSTAEFSHSICPECLRKLYPEYAQRLERRPPED; encoded by the coding sequence ATGAGATCGCCACTGAGATTCGCGCTGGGCGTCGTCGTTGCTGGCGCCCTCGCCACCGCGGTCTGGTTCGCGGGGGCCCGCCACCTGCTGGTGGATTCCTTCGAGGGGAAGTTCGCCGCCGACGTCTCGACGCGGGCCAGGATCATCGAGGAGAAGCTCGACAAGGCACTCGTCATCTCCCGGGCCGTTGCGGGTTTCATCGAGACGGTCGGCGAGGTCGATCGCGGCGCCTTCCTCTCCTTCGCCGACCAGTTCCCCGGGGAGGACGCGGGACTCATCGCACTGGCTTTCGTGCCCCGGGTGCGCGCCGGCGAGCGCGCGACGTTCGAGGCGAAGGCGCGCCGCCTCCTGGGCCGGGACGACTACGAGCTCTACGAGGGGGCGCCCGGCAAGGGCCGCCAGCGGCTCGGCGAGCGCCCGGAGTACTACCCGGTCCTCTTCACGAACACGCGCGATCCCGGGGCGCTCGTGGTCCTCGGCTACGACATCGGCTCCTCGCCGGTCCGCCGCGCCGTGCTGGAGGAGGCCGGGGACACCGGGTCGCCGGTCGTCTCCGAGCGGGTGGTTCTCGCCGGGAAGCCGGGCGTCTTCGGCTTCGTGGTCTTCGCGCCCGTCTACGAAAGGGAGGCGCCGAGGTCGACGCCGGCGCAGCGCCAGGCCGCCCTGCGGGGGTTCGTGCAGGCGATCTTCAACCCGGACGAGCTGATCGGCGCCGCGCTCCGGACGACAACGCCGGTGGGACTGCCGTTCGGCCTCCTGGACCTCTCGGCGTCGCCGGACGGGCAGGTCATCGCCTCTTGGACCGCGCGCCTCCCGTCTGCCGGGACCTGGCGGTCGCTGCTCATCCCGGCCACGGTCCGCGGCCGCGCCGAGTTCCCGTTCGCCGGGAGGCGGTGGGGGATCGAGGTCCGCCCGAATGCGGCGTACCTCGGGAACACCTACCCGGTCGCCCAGTGGTTCGTCCTGCCGATCGGCACGGTGCTGACGCTCGTGCTCGCCGCGTACGTTCACACGGTGCTCTCGCGGCGGGAAGCGCTGGTCGCCCTCAACGAGGCCCTCGGGTCGGAGATCACCAAGCGCGGGCGCGTCGAGGAGGAGCTGCGGGCGTCCGAGGAGAAGTACCGCGTCGTCGCCGACAACACCTACGACTGGGAGTTCTGGCTCGACCCGCAGGGCGCCTTCCTCTACTCCTCGCCCTCGTCCGCGCGGATCACCGGCTACGGCACGGAGGAGTTCATGGCGGACCCCGGACTGCTGGAGCGGATCATCGTCCTCGAGGACGGCGAGCTCTTCGCCCGCCACCGCCGCGAGGTGACGGTCGCGCCGGCGCATGCCGAGATCTCGTTCCGGATCCGGCGCCGCGACGGGGCGGTCCGCTGGATCGACCACGTCTGCCAGCCCATCCACGACGGCGCGGGGCGCTTCATCGGCACGCGCGGCAGCAACCGGGACGTCACGGAGAAGAAGCGCGCCGAGGAGGAGCGCGAGCGGCTGATCGCGGAGCTGCGGCAGGCGCAGCGCAGCATCCGCACGCTCGAGGGCATCCTGCCCATCTGCTCCTCGTGCAAGAAGATCAGGGACGAGCAGGACCGCTGGGTCCAGGTCGAGTCCTACGTCACGCGGCACTCGACCGCGGAGTTCTCCCACAGCATCTGCCCGGAGTGCCTGAGGAAGCTCTATCCCGAGTACGCGCAGCGCCTGGAGCGGCGCCCGCCGGAGGACTGA